One segment of Malassezia restricta chromosome V, complete sequence DNA contains the following:
- a CDS encoding tubulin-tyrosine ligase family protein → MPPHALIVNDDGPPSATSPYVLDLYQKLVARGWNVRVVLPSSQKSWSGTNYSVTSSRVRYWYYYPLRDNFLGTHPDTHLCWSHVRRKINTERGEIGEWVLVDGVPSTCTNIGLYTGEALLGGDAGPIDLVLSGPNFGRNTGTAFSISSGTLGGALSGSLCDVRSIAISFCHFMQDPPTLDKSRASGPALAPDAFDAMARLACEHTARLCEKLYDAWDTDTNVESYSINVPIAETLTQPSVYWTRIWSSRHEQLYPLPSDRDNEERVKPLGIDPKEPVDEDPACSYLAFRPNLSRAMCPSDPQPGTDAWAIHHGYISISRLVARFEHVEPGTRPPPQL, encoded by the coding sequence ATGCCACCTCATGCTCTGATCGTGAACGATGACGGACCGCCGTCAGCGACATCACCGTATGTCCTTGATCTGTATCAGAAACTTGTTGCACGTGGGTGGAATGTGCGTGTCGTTCTCCCAAGCTCGCAAAAGTCATGGAGCGGCACCAACTACAGTGTGACGTCGTCGCGGGTACGATACTGGTACTACTATCCACTGCGTGACAACTTTCTAGGCACGCATCCAGACACGCACCTATGCTGGAGCCATGTGCGTCGAAAAATTAATACAGAACGCGGAGAAATTGGCGAGTGGGTACTCGTGGAtggcgtgccgtcgacatGTACGAACATTGGACTGTACACGGGCGAGGCCCTTTTAGGCGGTGACGCCGGTCCGATTGATCTTGTGCTGTCTGGCCCGAACTTTGGGCGTAATACAGGCACTGCCTTTTCGATTTCGTCTGGCACGTTGGGAGGAGCGTTGTCGGGATCGCTGTGCGATGTACGATCGATTGCGATCAGTTTTTGCCACTTTATGCAAGACCCGCCGACGTTGGACAAGAGTCGTGCGTCTGGTCCCGCTCTCGCGCCCGATGCTTTCGATGCTATGGCACGACTCGCGTGTGAGCACACCGCTAGGCTATGTGAGAAATTGTACGATGCATGGGATACAGATACGAATGTCGAGTCGTACTCGATCAATGTGCCGATCGCGGAGACACTCACACAACCGTCCGTGTACTGGACACGGATCTGGTCGAGTCGTCATGAACAACTATATCCCCTGCCGTCCGATCGAGATAACGAGGAGCGCGTCAAGCCCCTGGGTATTGACCCCAAGGAGCCAGTGGACGAGGATCCCGCGTGTTCCTACCTCGCTTTCCGCCCCAATCTGAGCCGCGCCATGTGCCCTTCAGACCCACAGCCTGGCACGGATGCCTGGGCCATTCATCACGGCTACATTTCCATCTCGCGCCTGGTTGCGCGcttcgagcatgtcgaACCAGGTACACGCCCACCTCCTCAGCTATAG
- a CDS encoding GTPase-activating protein, translating into MPRKKAAAPQKERKSSLVVTEDEDTSTVADNEMEEFIDSESKSGAPTESEVTESEVTTSSETTEDEDEVSVDDEGEEDEEEESENDSDEEDDADEEEEEEDETDDDNEAEETDDDSDEEETESDTDKEEEQITRDNDNKEVKKKKKETEGKNRVNSNTPDANSALAIEEHQKSAKPFASALRESRAGTLDLKNEPMDIDSARAFMSSLKIDPMSPSVGAASMIEPEHFIENPFAEPEEKENAVTQDARKKRPLPMASTSANTDKYRTAAENANKVNEAEYDLILARMVSQNRKLNLDPRSMRRNAVGMGKLQESFERLQREYHSRNEANAEGLGVRSKEFGLSDDDQDAEHIDWELWGGLIKNFSTVLATSPIELSKAIYAGVPHSLRGMLWQLLSSSKDEELETQYKRYLNQPCSYDSAIRRDLNRTFPTQEFFRDAKGMGQGSLYHVVKAYALYDPECGYCQGMQFIVGPLLLNMPEEEAFCVLVHLMENYDLRGHFIPNMPSLQLRLFQFDRLVEDMLPMLHAHFLRCGIKSTMYASQWFMTLFSYRFPMEIVYRILDAVFSEGIDAVFRFAIALLRKNEDKLLTLDFENCLDFVKLNLTRVYFDISDDGKHKHSQISELVRDAFQVRITQFTLDTYANEFYDQVNAANRKELEMDSLRLLNRNLRLRVQSLEEQLSHLNTEHVQLVKRVVTEKLSHEEIAEELVRYKIMYAEAVLQNDKGRRPTQASTPTIPTP; encoded by the exons ATGCCTCGAAAAAAggcagcagctcctcaGAAGGAGCGTAAATCCAGTTTGGTTGTGACAGAAGATGAAGATACTTCAACTGTTGCAGATAACGAGATGGAGGAGTTCATCGACTCGGAATCTAAAAGTGGTGCTCCTACAGAGAGTGAGGTCACAGAGAGTGAggtgacgacgagctcTGAGACCACGGAAGATGAAGATGAGGTGTCGGTGGATGATGAGGGcgaagaagatgaagaagaagaaagTGAAAATGACTctgacgaagaagatgatgccgatgaggaggaagaggaagaggacgaaACAGATGATGATAATGAAGCGGAGGAAACAGATGATGATTCTGATGAGGAGGAAACAGAAAGTGATACTGATAAGGAGGAAGAGCAGATAACAAGAGATAACGATAATAAAGAAGTGAAAAAGAAAAAGAAAGAAACTGAAGGCAAAAACAGGGTGAATTCGAACA CCCCTGATGCAAACAGTGCGCTTGCAATCGAGGAACATCAAAAATCGGCGAAGCCATTTGCTTCGGCTTTGCGCGAGTCTCGTGCAGGAACTTTGGACTTGAAAAATGAACCTATGGACATCGATTCTGCCAGAGCTTTCATGTCTTCTTTAAAGATTGATCCAATGTCTCCATCTGTAGGAGCCGCGTCAATGATTGAGCCAGAACATTTTATTGAGAATCCATTCGCTGAGCCTGAGGAAAAAGAAAATGCGGTTACTCAAGATGCACGAAAGAAGCGTCCATTGCCTATGGCATCGACATCTGCCAACACAGACAAGTATCGGACAGCAGCAGAAAATGCTAATAAAGTCAATGAGGCCGAGTATGACTTGATCCTTGCACGCATGGTTTCTCAAAATCGCAAACTTAATCTCGATCCAAGATCGATGCGCCGAAATGCTGTGGGTATGGGAAAACTCCAGGAGAGTTTTGAGCGTCTACAGCGAGAGTATCATTCACGAAATGAGGCAAATGCAGAAGGCCTGGGAGTACGGAGCAAGGAATTTGGCTTGTCTGACGATGATCAGGATGCAGAGCATATCGACTGGGAGCTTTGGGGCGGATTGATCAAGAATTTTAGCACGGTGCTTGCCACAAGTCCTATCGAACTTAGTAAAGCTATTTATGCTGGTGTTCCGCACTCATTGCGAGGCATGCTTTGGCAGCTGCTTAGCAGCAGCAAAGACGAAGAGCTCGAGACACAATATAAGCGCTACTTGAACCAACCATGTTCGTATGACTCGGCCATCCGACGTGACTTGAACCGCACATTCCCCACGCAAGAATTTTTTCGCGATGCTAAAGGTATGGGCCAAGGTAGTTTGTACCATGTTGTCAAGGCTTACGCATTGTATGATCCAGAATGCGGTTACTGTCAGGGCATGCAATTTATCGTTGGACCACTGCTGCTGAACATGCCCGAGGAGGAAGCTTTTTGTGTTCTTGTTCATCTAATGGAAAATTATGATCTCCGAGGCCACTTTATCCCTAATATGCCGTCCTTGCAACTTCGACTATTTCAATTCGACAGGCTCGTCGAAGATATGCTTCCTATGTTGCATGCCCATTTTTTGCGCTGTGGCATCAAGAGTACTATGTACGCCAGTCAGTGGTTCATGACACTCTTTTCGTACCGTTTTCCTATGGAGATCGTGTACCGGATTCTGGATGCCGTGTTCTCTGAAGGTATTGATGCTGTTTTCCGCTTTGCCATTGCACTTCTTCGCAAAAATGAGGATAAGTTGCTTACCCTCGATTTTGAAAACTGTCTTGATTTCGTGAAATTAAACCTGACGCGGGTGTATTTTGATATCTCAGATGATGGGAAGCACAAGCATTCGCAGATATCTGAGCTGGTACGCGATGCTTTTCAAGTCAGGATCACTCAATTCACGCTCGACACATACGCCAATGAGTTCTATGATCAGGTCAATGCCGCCAACAGGAAAGAACTAGAAATGGATTCACTTCGCTTGCTCAATAGAAATCTGCGACTGCGTGTACAGTCGCTAGAAGAGCAACTTAGTCACCTCAACACCGAACACGTACAGCTCGTAAAACGCGTGGTGACAGAGAAGCTGTCTCATGAAGAAATTGCTGAGGAACTAGTTCGCTATAAGATCATGTACGCGGAAGCAGTTCTGCAAAATGACAAGGGCAGGCGCCCCACGCAAGCCTCGACTCCTACTATACCCACACCTTAG
- a CDS encoding bZIP transcription factor → MPSTMSAEMTTVIDPTLLVCTESGSNGSLSPSSVSSSVSSPALPSSSKRPAEALPSSYMPACKGRKSTEDEKLARRLARQQRNRKSAQVSREKKKAYMDQIEYELATLRADKQASMQREHAASLRCAQLESKVEELSKRLRQFESIVGDWVKSHPGATDVSSSMASMRDMKLQSVDHGVNGGGTNVSESDVARANAAPAAAPTEAGPSSPIAHETTDSTCLPAAGATGSVRLEREGDQDQVTLSAHAAANGSSVASGCASERRGLFTPPNSSLDAMLPSISVLASDDGKNDDSMHLPTTPSWNFDAISCTPSSSQDSSAQNGFGSSQVCETPSDRLSMTPAPSDLSLLVSSFTPSTDVFDVNEDFSHTSVTIPSDGLAFYEPVLPSMLSSNAQEASPFSLSPTFNYLDVDIPLETLPSDVSASWPLTSTYDSFVPCK, encoded by the exons ATGCCCTCAACAATGTCTGCGGAAATGACTACAGTCATAGATCCGACGTTGCTTGTGTGCACCGAGTCAGGGAGCAACGGCTCTCTGAGTCCGAGCTCAGTTTCATCATCCGTGTCATCACCGGCTTTGCCATCATCCTCCAAGCGACCGGCAGAAGCACTACCCTCTTCATACATGCCTGCATGTAAGGGACGCAAGTCGACAGAAGATGAGAAACTAGCTCGGCGCCTGGCTAGACAACAACGTAACCGCAAATCTGCTCAAGTATCTCGGGAGAAAAAGAAAGCTTACATGGATCAAATCGAGTATGAATTAGCGACACTTCGCGCGGACAAGCAGGCCAGTATGCAACGTGAGCATGCTGCATCCCTAAGGTGTGCTCAATTGGAATCCAAAGTGGAAGAACTAAGTAAGAGACTACGTCAATTTGAGTCCATCGTTGGAGATTGGGTCAAGTCTCATCCGGGTGCCACTGATGTCAGTTCGTCTATGGCAAGTATGCGTGATATGAAGTTACAAAGCGTCGATCATGGGGTAAATGGCGGTGGAACAAACGTGTCCGAATCGGATGTCGCTCGAGCAAATGCAGCGCcggccgctgcgccgacAGAGGCAGGTCCTTCGAGTCCCATTGCACACGAGACTACTGACAGCACTTGTCTTCCAGCAGCG GGTGCTACCGGATCAGTCAgactcgagcgcgaagGTGATCAGGACCAAGTCACTTTGTCGGCCCATGCAGCAGCCAACGGCAGCAGCGTTGCTTCCGGATGCGCATCTGAAAGGCGCGGCTTGTTCACGCCGCCAAACTCCTCGCTTGACGCCATGCTACCGAGTATCTCAGTCCTTGCCTCTGACGACGGCAAAAATGACGACTCGATGCACTTACCCACAACTCCATCATGGAACTTTGACGCCATCTCCTGTACTCCGTCTTCGTCTCAAGATTCCTCAGCACAAAATGGATTTGGTTCTTCGCAAGTATGCGAGACCCCAAGTGACCGTTTGAGTATGACCCCCGCACCTTCTGATCTGAGCCTCCTTGTGTCTTCTTTTACTCCATCCACGGATGTATTTGATGTAAATGAAGATTTCTCGCATACATCTGTCACGATTCCATCTGATGGGCTTGCTTTCTATGAGCCTGTGTTGCCCTCTATGTTGTCATCCAATGCGCAAGAGGCAAGTCCATTCAGTCTCTCCCCTACATTTAATTATTTGGATGTGGACATTCCGCTGGAAACTCTACCCTCGGATGTTTCTGCTTCCTGGCCGCTCACCTCTACATACGACTCTTTTGTACCTTGTAAGTAG
- a CDS encoding U3 small nucleolar RNA-associated protein 12, whose amino-acid sequence MVRSYERHEATAAFALIGSNAANALLDADGKTAFLPALEDVLVWDVKRGEQRAMWHQLGFRLAVTAIARAPYPQESRFAVGYADGSIRLWDAETSTVLLTFHGHQRAVTTLAFDPKALFLASGSQDTSVIVWDVVAESGLFRLKSHHDAITGVAFVPRQHDTYYLVSTAKDGFLKLWDLQLQHCIETVVSGDEQLWSLAVHDSLDDTLVLTGGSNGHVRLWRASHDVLQRGLQTSADDTSRRFFESHGTLELPSGHRVAQLAVYASYMAAASGDRAVHVYRIRTLEEAQKKQQRRVKRAREKGDDSVDAAMPMTWLTRLEPYVIVRPTIGRIRSFAFPSGHTQPTPDVAVPILCALTTNSAEIHSIPSPPRTKAEKQSVAIEASVSHVLELPGHRSDIRAVALSSDDTLLASVCGSGQLKIWNVRTGRCIRTLAVSAFALCVTWLPGDRYVLVGCKDGSLHTFDVPAAMPVETLEAHSGPLWSCAIHPSGLSAVTGSADKQVKFWDLEMAPAEDGAPPQLSLVHVRTLQLTDDVLCVRYSPDGRLLAVSLLDHTVKVFYADTLKFFLSLYGHKLPVLALDISDDSKLCVTCSADKNVKIWGLDFGDCHRSLFAHDDSIMAVSFEHGMQGGGLMGGREGASHRFWTAGKDAKVKYWDGDRFVGVQTMEGHHGEVWALATGHHGRVVVTAGADRSIRVWEKTDEPLFLEEEREKELEQMYESAAPPQEDTADAEATSVSKATTESLMAGERILESLHTADADIEQREQAQRLGQDVPVHPLVQAMFSEMETPDTYKYVLRVVEKIPPTHMEDALLVLPFDKVVSLFRYIDVWITREWNVSLSARILFFLMRTHHAQIVSNRVMRTTLVRLRTHVKNVLAKQKTLVGFNLAALRYLQQQHLSRRTTELFERPETQLHELDEAAVHAKLHENAKRKRKLVVR is encoded by the coding sequence ATGGTGCGGTCAtacgagcgccacgaggcgacggcggcatTCGCGCTCATTGGATCCAATGCAGCgaatgcgctgctggatgctGATGGAAAGACCGCTTTTCTGCCAGCTCTCGAAGATGTGCTGGTTTGGGATGTGAAGCgtggcgagcagcgcgccatgtggCACCAGCTGGGATTCCGCCTGGCGGTGACAGCCatcgcgcgtgcgccataCCCCCAAGAATCACGCTTTGCTGTTGGATATGCGGATGGCTCGATCCGCCTCTGGGACGCCGAGACATCTACGGTCCTCCTGACGTTCCATGGCCATCAGCGCGCTGTCACTACCTTGGCGTTCGACCCCAAGGCCCTGTTCCTTGCGAGTGGCAGTCAAGACACGAGCGTGATTGTATGGGACGTCGTGGCTGAATCGGGTCTGTTCCGACTCAAGAGTCACCATGACGCTATCACGGGCGTGGCATTTGTCCCTCGCCAGCACGATACCTACTATCTGGTCTCCACAGCCAAGGACGGCTTCTTGAAGCTGTGGGACCTTCAGCTACAGCACTGCATCGAGACGGTCGTGTCAGGTGACGAACAGCTGTGGAGCCTGGCCGTGCATGACAGCTTGGATGACACCCTCGTGTTGACCGGCGGCTCCAACGGGCATGTGCGTTTGtggcgcgcctcgcacgATGTGTTGCAGCGCGGTCTGCAAACGAGCGCAGACGATACATCACGTCGCTTTTTTGAGTCGCACGGCACTCTCGAGCTGCCATCTGGCCACCGCGTTGCTCAGCTGGCCGTATACGCCTCGTACATGGCTGCCGCGAGTGGcgatcgtgccgtgcaTGTGTATCGCATTCGCACTCTCGAAGAAGCACAGAAaaagcagcagcgtcgcgtcAAACGGGCGCGCGAAAAGGGAGATGACAGTGTTGATGCAGCCATGCCCATGACGTGGCTTACACGCCTAGAACCGTACGTGATTGTCCGCCCCACCATCGGGCGGATCCGCAGTTTCGCCTTCCCGAGTGGACATACCCAGCCGACGCCAGATGTGGCCGTGCCGATTCTGTGTGCGCTCACGACCAACTCTGCCGAGATTCACTCAATTccgtcgccgccacgcACCAAGGCCGAGAAGCAAAGCGTCGCCATCGAGGCGAGTGTCTCGCATGTGCTAGAGCTGCCAGGTCACCGCAGCGATATCCGTGCCGTGGCTCTGTCCAGTGACGACACGCTATTGGCATCCGTGTGTGGCAGTGGCCAGCTCAAGATTTGGAACGTGCGTACGGGCCGATGCATCCGAACGTTGGCTGTCTCGGCTTTTGCGCTGTGTGTGACATGGCTTCCCGGTGATCGATACGTGCTGGTCGGATGCAAGGACGGGTCACTACACACATTCGACGTGCCGGCCGCCATGCCtgtcgagacgctcgaggcACATAGTGGTCCTCTCTGGAGTTGTGCCATACATCCCAGCGGCTTGAGTGCTGTCACGGGCAGTGCCGACAAGCAGGTCAAGTTCTGGGACTTGGAAATGGCGCCTGCCGAGGACGGTGCGCCGCCCCAACTCTCACTCGTGCATGTGCGGACGCTTCAACTCACAGACGACGTGCTGTGCGTGCGGTACTCACCCGACGGGCGTCTCCTGGCCGTCTCGCTCTTGGATCACACGGTCAAGGTGTTCTACGCTGACACGCTGAAATTCTTCTTGTCGCTGTATGGCCACAAACTGCCTGTGTTGGCGCTCGACATATCTGACGACTCAAAGCTGTGTGTCACATGCAGTGCAGACAAGAACGTGAAAATCTGGGGTCTCGATTTCGGCGATTGCCACCGCAGCCTGTTTGCGCATGACGACTCGATAATGGCTGTGTCCTttgagcacggcatgcaAGGTGGTGGCCTCATGGGCGGCCGCGAAGGTGCTTCACACCGGTTTTGGACAGCCGGCAAAGATGCCAAGGTCAAATACTGGGATGGTGACCGCTTTGTCGGCGTACAAACCATGGAAGGACATCATGGCGAGGTATGGGCACTGGCGACCGGGCACCACGGTCGGGTCGTCGTGACCGCAGGGGCAGATCGAAGTATCCGCGTGTGGGAAAAGACGGACGAGCCGTTGTTTTTGGAGGAAGAGCGCGAAAAAGAACTCGAGCAAATGTACGAAAGTGCCGCGCCACCACAGGAAGACACGGCGGATGCTGAGGCCACGTCCGTGAGCAAGGCCACAACTGAGTCACTCATGGCCGGCGAACGCATCCTAGAGTCTTTGCACACGGCGGATGCCGATATCGAGCAGCGTgaacaggcgcagcgcctaGGCCAAGATGTACCGGTCCATCCTCTCGTCCAGGCGATGTTTAGTGAAATGGAGACACCAGATACGTACAAGTACGTGCTCCGTGTCGTGGAGAAGATTCCGCCGACGCACATGGAAGACGCGTTGCTGGTATTGCCATTCGACAAAGTCGTGAGCCTGTTCCGATACATTGACGTTTGGATCACACGAGAGTGGAACGTGTCTTTGAGTGCGCGCATCCTCTTTTTCCTGATGCGAACGCATCATGCCCAAATTGTGTCGAATCGCGTTATGCGCACGACACTCGTACGACTGCGCACACATGTCAAGAATGTGCTCGCCAAACAAAAGACACTTGTGGGCTTCAACCTGGCAGCATTGCGGTACCTTCAACAACAACATCtctcgcggcgcacgaCCGAGCTCTTTGAGCGCCCCGAGACGCAACTGCATGAACTTGACGAGGCAGCTGTGCATGCCAAGCTGCACGAGAATGCCAAGCGGAAACGGAAGCTCGTGGTTCGTTGA
- a CDS encoding small subunit ribosomal protein S8e: protein MGITRDSRHKRSATGARHAYYRKKRQFELGRQAANTRIGPKRIHDVRVRGGNIKPRALRLDSGNFAWGSEHITAKTRILGVVYNASNNELVRTNTLVKGAVIQIDATPFRMAYEKHYGQPVTKRRMPGTAPTEENVKKSNHVERKLAERRKDGKVEPLVEQQFSAGRLYAVIASRPGQSGRADGYILEGSELEFYIRRLRSAKSKHA from the coding sequence ATGGGTATTACTCGGGACTCGCGTCACAAGCGGTCAGCCACTGGTGCTCGCCACGCCTACTACCGCAAGAAGAGGCAATTCGAGCTCGGTCGTCAGGCCGCCAACACCCGTATCGGCCCTAAGCGCATtcacgacgtgcgtgtgcgcggTGGCAACATCAAGCCCCGTGCTCTCCGTCTCGACAGCGGCAACTTCGCCTGGGGTTCGGAGCACATCACCGCGAAGACCCGTATTCTCGGTGTCGTGTACAATGCCTCGAACAACGAGCTTGTGCGTACTAACACGCTCGTGAAGGGTGCCGTTATTCAGATTGATGCCACGCCCTTCCGTATGGCTTACGAGAAGCACTACGGCCAGCCCGTGACGAAGCGCCGTATGCCTGGTACCGCCCCCACGGAGGAGAATGTGAAGAAGAGCAACCACGTCGAGCGCAagctggccgagcgccgcaagGATGGCAAGGTGGAGCCGCTTGTGGAGCAGCAGTTCTCGGCTGGTCGTCTCTACGCTGTGATTGCCAGCCGCCCTGGCCAGTCGGGTCGCGCTGACGGCTACATCCTTGAGGGTTCGGAGCTCGAGTTCTACATTCGTCGTCTCCGTTCGGCCAAGTCGAAGCACGCATAA
- a CDS encoding oxysterol-binding protein-related protein 9/10/11 encodes MTQTEQGEALPAEHRGGWMHFLKAIASMSGDLSKMTAPSFILSPVSLTEYPSYWGEHPASFVDVQNGATPEERMIAVLRWFIGTLKGQYTSRNTSMGSEKKPLNPVLGELFYGNWPAQGELGETTLVSEQVSHHPPITAYFLENAKAGVSVEGHSGQKTSFTGRSIRVVQVGHAFMRLQRPEGVETYLITLPTLSIDGLWFGSPYIELTDSSYIYSSSGLTAKIHYSGRGYFTGKPHSFTATVTPSSSPLSKPIFQASGIWSGKSTVDESTVVPAQGEFWDADAHAREEVHVKPLEQQGEYESRRLWQTVSRGIKSGDYDIASKDKSRIENEQRALRKKREQDGTKHVPKHFALVENDPEYARLVVPSKHVPAEQDSFRFQRT; translated from the coding sequence ATGACCCAGACGGAGCAAGGTGAAGCGCTTCCTGCGGAGCACCGGGGAGGATGGATGCACTTCCTGAAGGCGATCGCAAGCATGTCGGGTGATCTGAGCAAGATGACGGCACCCTCGTTCATTCTCTCACCCGTGTCGCTGACGGAGTACCCATCGTACTGGGGCGAGCACCCAGCGTCGTTTGTCGACGTGCAGAATGGTGCGACGCCGGAGGAGCGCATGATTGCTGTTTTGCGCTGGTTTATCGGCACGCTTAAGGGCCAGTACACGTCGCGCAACACGAGCATGGGCTCGGAGAAGAAGCCGCTGAACCCTGTGCTGGGCGAGCTGTTCTACGGCAATTGGCCAGCGCAAGGCGAATTGGGCGAAACGACCCTTGTGTCGGAGCAGGTGTCGCATCACCCGCCCATCACGGCGTACTTTTTGGAAAATGCCAAGGCGGGCGTATCCGTCGAGGGGCACAGTGGCCAAAAAACGTCGTTCACGGGCCGCTCGATTCGCGTTGTGCAGGTCGGCCATGCCTTTATGCGCTTGCAGCGTCCTGAGGGCGTTGAGACGTACCTTATTACTTTGCCGACGCTGTCGATCGATGGTCTGTGGTTTGGCTCGCCGTACATTGAGCTTACGGACTCGTCGTACATCTACTCGTCTTCGGGCTTGACGGCCAAGATTCACTACTCGGGCCGCGGCTACTTTACGGGCAAGCCACACTCCTTCACGGCGACTGTGACACCGTCTTCATCTCCGTTGTCGAAGCCCATTTTCCAGGCCTCTGGTATCTGGTCGGGCAAGAGCACGGTGGACGAAAGCACCGTGGTGCCTGCCCAAGGCGAATTTTGGGACgcagatgcgcatgcgcgtgAGGAGGTTCACGTCAAGCCGCTAGAGCAGCAGGGCGAGTACGAAAGTCGCCGCCTGTGGCAGACGGTGTCGCGCGGCATCAAGTCGGGCGACTACGATATCGCATCGAAAGACAagtcgcgcatcgagaacgagcagcgtgctctTCGGAAGAAGCGCGAGCAGGACGGCACAAAACACGTACCGAAGCACTTTGCGCTCGTGGAAAATGACCCAGAATATGCTCGACTCGTCGTGCCGTCTAAGCACGTTCCTGCCGAGCAGGACAGCTTCCGTTTTCAGCGCACGTAG